One region of Drosophila subobscura isolate 14011-0131.10 chromosome J, UCBerk_Dsub_1.0, whole genome shotgun sequence genomic DNA includes:
- the LOC117893740 gene encoding integrator complex subunit 9, whose amino-acid sequence MRLYCLSGDLAKPCYIITFKGLRIMLDCGLTEQTVLNFLPLPFVQSQKWSSLPNFIPGRDHDPQLDGELKECCGRVFVDSTPEFNLPMDKMLDFSEVDVILISNYLNMLALPYITENTGFKGKVYATEPTLQIGRFFLEELVDYIEVSPKACTARLWKEKLHLLPSPLCEAFRAKKWRTIFSLKDVQGSLLKVTIMGYDEKLDILGAFIATPVSSGYCLGSSNWVLSTAHEKICYVSGSSTLTTHPRPINQSALKHADVLIMTGLTQAPTVNPDTKLGELCMNVALTIRNNGSALIPCYPSGVVYDLFECLTQNLENAGLNNVPMFFISPVADSSLAYSNILAEWLSSAKQNKVYLPDDPFPHAFYLRNNKLKHYNHVFSEGFSKDFRQPCVVFCGHPSLRFGDAVHFIEMWGNNPNNSIIFTEPDFPYLQVLAPFQPLAMKAFYCPIDTSLNYQQANKLIKELKPNVLVIPEAYTKPHPSAPNLFIEQPDKKIITFKCGEILRLPLKRKLDRIYLTSEVAQKILPREVAAGVTFSTLTGVLQVKDKVHCIQPCADIVKEEPSSSGGAAAPTKEDVLQKVKYEYGSIDVEAVMKRLTQDGFTNIKMDRTDGALSIQLVNEDTTIKFEDNETHIICGGRPTTRLKLRDTIMKCLQSF is encoded by the exons ATGCGTTTG TATTGCCTGAGCGGCGACCTGGCCAAGCCATGCTACATCATCACCTTCAAGGGGCTCCGCATAATGCTGGACTGCGGCCTGACCGAGCAGACAGTGCTGAacttcctgccgctgccatttgtCCAGAGCCAGAAGTGGTCCAGCCTGCCCAACTTCATTCCCGGCCGCGACCATGACCCACAGCTGgatggcgagctaaaggaatGCTGCGGCCGCGTGTTCGTGGACTCCACCCCCGAGTTCAACCTGCCCATGGACAAAATGCTCGACTTCAGCGAAGTGGACGTGATACTTATCTCAAATTATCTAAATATGCTGGCTCTGCCGTACATCACGGAGAACACTGGGTTCAAGGGCAAAGTCTACGCCACGGAGCCAACGCTGCAGATTGGACGATTTTTTCTAGAGGAACTCGTCGACTACATTGAAGTGTCGCCCAAGGCGTGCACGGCGCGTCTGTGGAAGGAGAAGCTGCACCTGCTGCCGAGTCCGCTGTGCGAGGCATTTCGGGCCAAGAAGTGGCGCACAATTTTTAGCCTGAAAGATGTGCAGGGCAGCCTCCTGAAGGTGACCATAATGGGCTACGACGAGAAGCTGGACATACTGGGCGCCTTTATAGCCACGCCAGTCAGCTCGGGCTACTGTCTGGGATCGAGCAACTGGGTGTTGAGCACAGCTCATGAGAAAATATGCTACGTTAGCGGGTCCTCAACATTGACGACTCATCCGCGGCCCATCAATCAGTCGGCCCTGAAGCACGCCGATGTTCTGATTATGACGGGACTGACGCAGGCACCCACAGTCAACCCGGACACCAAACTGGGCGAACTTTGCATGAATGTGGCGCTAACGATAAGAAACAATGGCTCCGCCCTCATACCCTGCTATCCGTCGGGCGTGGTGTACGATCTGTTCGAGTGTCTCACACAGAATCTGGAGAACGCTGGCCTCAACAATGTGCCCATGTTCTTCATATCCCCCGTGGCGGACAGCTCGCTGGCCTATTCGAACATCCTGGCCGAGTGGCTGAGCTCTGCCAAGCAGAACAAGGTCTATCTGCCAGATGATCCCTTCCCACACGCATTCTACCTCCGCAACAACAAACTGAAGCACTACAATCACGTGTTCTCTGAGGGATTTAGCAAGGATTTTAGACAG CCCTGCGTGGTCTTCTGTGGTCATCCGAGCCTGCGCTTTGGCGATGCCGTGCACTTCATTGAAATGTGGGGCAACAATCCCAATAACTCCATTATATTCACGGAGCCCGACTTCCCCTATCTGCAAGTATTAGCGCCGTTCCAGCCCCTGGCCATGAAGGCCTTCTACTGCCCCATCGACACGTCTCTGAACTACCAGCAGGCCAACAAGTTGATCAAGGAGCTGAAACCGAATGTGTTGGTCATTCCAGAGGCCTACACCAAGCCGCATCCTTCGGCGCCGAATCTGTTCATCGAGCAGCCGGACAAGAAGATTATAACCTTCAAGTGTGGCGAGATTTTGAGGCTGCCACTGAAGCGGAAGCTGGACCGCATCTACCTCACCTCGGAGGTGGCCCAGAAGATATTGCCACGTGAGGTGGCCGCCGGAGTGACGTTCTCCACGCTCACGGGAGTGCTGCAGGTCAAGGATAAAGTGCACTGCATACAGCCATGTGCGGACATTGTCAAAGAAgagcccagcagcagtggaggtGCGGCAGCCCCCACTAAAGAGGATGTGCTGCAGAAAGTTAAGTATGAGTACGGCAGCATCGATGTGGAGGCTGTGATGAAGCGCCTGACGCAGGATGGCTTCACCAACATCAAGATGGATCGCACAGACGGAGCGTTAAGCATACAACTTGTCAACGAGGACACCACCATCAAGTTCGAGGACAACGAAACGCACATTATCTGCGGAGGAAGGCCAACAACGCGCCTCAAGCTGCGCGACACCATCATGAAATGCTTACAAAGTTTTTAA
- the LOC117893714 gene encoding zinc finger RNA-binding protein isoform X1, producing MANNNYAGFNYGGTQYNSGQVSYPAVTNATYANAAAYQSAAAAAGQGGGYAATGSGSGSGGGGNYGGYGEYRNPTSYDGSKTFYQQSPASYNASGPAAAGSKTHYSAPPVKNNAKGGKMDKSNGGPKPPNSAPPGGPGNNYSGYDSAVYNAASMYVNQQHQGGPPNKPNGGNNWYPRKMGPAIPGPPALRGLRPKAPPRPQQLHYCEVCKISCAGPQTYREHLEGQKHKKREASLKMSASATSTTQNRGNNYHCELCDVTCTGTDAYAAHVRGAKHQKVVKLHQKLGKPIPSEEPKKLGKINFVPAAVGGAAAAPAAAGTGAAAAAATPAKTEGAEESEAAGEAAAAAAAADNLDDNQDDSCGENTDNIKPVGGEYIEEVKDDEHKILSFNCKLCDCKFNDPNAKEMHMKGRRHRLQYKRKVQPDLVVDFKPTPRQRRLAEARAQRALMSHRGGGGGDEHEGSGNYWEEQRNRQYNEEYDYNNWMSRSFGGAQRFGRIGSGPPPHFGMMPGGNLRRPESTDDRHAIARHAEIYPKEEELQTIQRIVSHTERALKLVSDALTDQPNDPAAAAAKKDKPDKPSEKDGRDNQIFSFHKDADSGGVVRILKGVMRVGYLAKGLLLHGDNAVELVVLCAEKPTVGLLQRVATKLPDKLKDVAGDMQITYRVEVNADDAAVIVLDETVSVKITLTSPLLREGNVAEVPVKQEEGEPATTGDAELLPREPCLRALADLRHAKWFQARATGLQSCVMVIRILRDLCQRVPSWQALPQWSLELLVEKVISSAAFPISPGDCMRRIMEALSSGFLINGPGLLDPCEKDPTDALVVLSKQEREDLTVSAQQFLRFIAFRQIFKVLGMDQLPAMKFPVRPWRINRKRRRSSGKAGASGTEAEAAEIEETGSDEKVPKKDGAGASAAAAAASSPA from the exons ATGGCGAACAACAACTACGCCGGGTTCAACTATGGCGGCACCCAATACAATTCGGGACAGGTATCGTACCCGGCGGTAACCAACGCGACTTATGCAAATGCGGCGGCCTACCAGagcgctgctgcggctgctggccagGGCGGCGGCTATGCAGCAACcgggtctggctctgggtctgggggtGGCGGCAACTACGGTGGCTATGGCGAATACCGCAACCCCACGTCCTACGACGGCAGCAAGACATTCTACCAGCAGTCTCCGGCCAGCTACAACGCGTccgggccagcagcagcaggcagcaagacGCACTACTCGGCCCCGCCCGTCAAGAACAACGCCAAAGGTGGCAAAATGGACAAATCCAACGGCGGACCCAAGCCCCCCAACTCGGCTCCTCCCGGAGGTCCAGGTAACAATTACAGTGGCTACGATTCGGCCGTCTACAATGCGGCCAGCATGTATGTgaaccagcagcaccagggcGGTCCACCGAACAAGCCAAACGGCGGCAACAACTGGTATCCGCGCAAGATGGGGCCCGCCATCCCAGGACCACCGGCATTGCGTGGCCTGCGCCCAAAGGCTCCGCCACgaccgcagcagctgcactaTTGTGAGGTGTGCAAGATCTCCTGTGCCGGACCGCAGACCTATCGCGAGCATCTGGAGGGACAGAAGCACAAGAAGCGAGAGGCCTCGCTGAAGATGTCTGCCAGTGCCACGAGCACCACCCAGAACCGTGGCAACAACTACCACTGCGAGCTGTGCGACGTGACGTGCACGGGCACAGATGCCTATGCGGCCCATGTGCGCGGAGCCAAGCACCAGAAGGTGGTGAAGCTGCACCAGAAGCTGGGCAAGCCCATACCCTCCGAGGAGCCAAAGAAGTTGGGCAAGATTAACTTTGTGCCGGCGGCTGTTGGAGGAGCTGCGGCTGCACCTGCGGCGGCTGGCactggagctgccgctgcagcggcgacCCCAGCAAAGACTGAAGGGGCCGAAGAGAGTGAGGCGGCGGGTgaagctgccgccgcagctgcggctgccgaCAACTTGGATGACAATCAGGACGACTCTTGCGGCGAGAACACAGACAATATAAAGCCCGTGGGCGGCGAATACATCGAGGAGGTCAAGGACGACGAGCACAAGATACTCAGCTTCAACTGCAAGCTCTGCGACTGCAAGTTCAACGACCCCAATGCCAAAGAGATGCACATGAAGGGGCGCCGCCATCGCTTGCAGTACAAGCGCAAGGTGCAGCCCGATTTGGTTGTGGACTTCAAGCCTACCCCACGGCAGCGTCGACTGGCCGAGGCCAGGGCGCAGCGCGCTCTCATGTCGCAtcgcggcggtggcggtggcgacgAGCACGAGGGAAGCGGCAACTACTGGGAGGAGCAGCGCAATCGCCAGTATAACGAGGAGTACGACTACAATAATTGGATGTCGCGCAGCTTTGGCG GTGCCCAGCGCTTTGGGCGCATTGGGAGCGGGCCACCACCGCACTTTGGCATGATGCCGGGCGGCAATTTGCGTCGCCCCGAGAGCACAGACGATCGTCATGCCATTGCACGCCATGCCGAGATCTATCCCaaagaggaggagctgcagacaATTCAGCGCATTGTCTCCCACACGGAGCGTGCGCTCAAGCTCGTGTCGGATGCGTTGACCGATCAGCCGAACGATCcggccgctgcggctgccaaGAAGGATAAGCCAGACAAACCCTCGGAGAAGGACGGACGCGATAACCAGATCTTTTCGTTCCACAAGGACGCCGACAGCGGTGGTGTGGTGCGCATACTGAAGGGCGTCATGCGGGTGGGCTACCTGGCCAAGggcctgctgctccatggcGACAATGCCGTCGAGCTGGTCGTACTCTGTGCGGAGAAGCCAACGGTGGGCCTGCTCCAGCGGGTGGCCACCAAGCTGCCCGACAAACTCAAGGATGTGGCAG GCGACATGCAGATCACCTACCGCGTGGAGGTAAATGCCGACGATGCAGCCGTAATTGTGCTGGATGAGACTGTCTCTGTGAAGATTACACTCACTTCGCCCTTGCTGCGGGAGGGTAATGTGGCCGAGGTTCCAGTCAAGCAGGAGGAAGGCGAACCGGCTACCACTGGCGATGCAGAACTGCTACCCCGCGAGCCATGTTTGAGG GCACTGGCTGACTTGCGGCACGCCAAATGGTTCCAGGCCAGAGCCACTGGGCTGCAATCGTGCGTCATGGTCATTCGCATTTTGCGGGATCTCTGCCAGCGCGTGCCCTCGTGGCAGGCACTGCCGCAGTGGTCTTTGGAATTGCTTGTGGAGAAAGTTATCTCATCGGCTGCCTTTCCCATCTCTCCCGGCGACTGCATGCGTCGCATTATGGAGGCATTGTCTTCCGGCTTTCTGATCAACGGTCCGGGACTGCTGGATCCCTGCGAGAAGGATCCGACCGATGCGCTGGTGGTGCTCAGCAAGCAGGAACGCGAGGATCTCACTGTGTCGGCCCAGCAATTCCTGCGCTTCATTGCCTTCCGGCAGATCTTCAAGGTGCTCGGCATGGACCAGCTGCCAGCCATGAAGTTTCCCGTGCGCCCGTGGCGCATCAACCGCAAGCGTCGCCGCTCGTCGGGCAAGGCGGGCGCCTCCGGCACCGAGGCCGAGGCTGCTGAGATCGAGGAGACCGGCTCCGATGAGAAGGTACCCAAGAAGGATGGCGCAGgcgcctctgccgctgccgcagcagctaGCTCGCCCGCTTAA
- the LOC117893714 gene encoding zinc finger RNA-binding protein isoform X2 — protein sequence MANNNYAGFNYGGTQYNSGQVSYPAVTNATYANAAAYQSAAAAAGQGGGYAATGSGSGSGGGGNYGGYGEYRNPTSYDGSKTFYQQSPASYNASGPAAAGSKTHYSAPPVKNNAKGGKMDKSNGGPKPPNSAPPGGPGNNYSGYDSAVYNAASMYVNQQHQGGPPNKPNGGNNWYPRKMGPAIPGPPALRGLRPKAPPRPQQLHYCEVCKISCAGPQTYREHLEGQKHKKREASLKMSASATSTTQNRGNNYHCELCDVTCTGTDAYAAHVRGAKHQKVVKLHQKLGKPIPSEEPKKLGKINFVPAAVGGAAAAPAAAGTGAAAAAATPAKTEGAEESEAAGEAAAAAAAADNLDDNQDDSCGENTDNIKPVGGEYIEEVKDDEHKILSFNCKLCDCKFNDPNAKEMHMKGRRHRLQYKRKVQPDLVVDFKPTPRQRRLAEARAQRALMSHRGGGGGDEHEGSGNYWEEQRNRQYNEEYDYNNWMSRSFGGAQRFGRIGSGPPPHFGMMPGGNLRRPESTDDRHAIARHAEIYPKEEELQTIQRIVSHTERALKLVSDALTDQPNDPAAAAAKKDKPDKPSEKDGRDNQIFSFHKDADSGGVVRILKGVMRVGYLAKGLLLHGDNAVELVVLCAEKPTVGLLQRVATKLPDKLKDVAASLSAG from the exons ATGGCGAACAACAACTACGCCGGGTTCAACTATGGCGGCACCCAATACAATTCGGGACAGGTATCGTACCCGGCGGTAACCAACGCGACTTATGCAAATGCGGCGGCCTACCAGagcgctgctgcggctgctggccagGGCGGCGGCTATGCAGCAACcgggtctggctctgggtctgggggtGGCGGCAACTACGGTGGCTATGGCGAATACCGCAACCCCACGTCCTACGACGGCAGCAAGACATTCTACCAGCAGTCTCCGGCCAGCTACAACGCGTccgggccagcagcagcaggcagcaagacGCACTACTCGGCCCCGCCCGTCAAGAACAACGCCAAAGGTGGCAAAATGGACAAATCCAACGGCGGACCCAAGCCCCCCAACTCGGCTCCTCCCGGAGGTCCAGGTAACAATTACAGTGGCTACGATTCGGCCGTCTACAATGCGGCCAGCATGTATGTgaaccagcagcaccagggcGGTCCACCGAACAAGCCAAACGGCGGCAACAACTGGTATCCGCGCAAGATGGGGCCCGCCATCCCAGGACCACCGGCATTGCGTGGCCTGCGCCCAAAGGCTCCGCCACgaccgcagcagctgcactaTTGTGAGGTGTGCAAGATCTCCTGTGCCGGACCGCAGACCTATCGCGAGCATCTGGAGGGACAGAAGCACAAGAAGCGAGAGGCCTCGCTGAAGATGTCTGCCAGTGCCACGAGCACCACCCAGAACCGTGGCAACAACTACCACTGCGAGCTGTGCGACGTGACGTGCACGGGCACAGATGCCTATGCGGCCCATGTGCGCGGAGCCAAGCACCAGAAGGTGGTGAAGCTGCACCAGAAGCTGGGCAAGCCCATACCCTCCGAGGAGCCAAAGAAGTTGGGCAAGATTAACTTTGTGCCGGCGGCTGTTGGAGGAGCTGCGGCTGCACCTGCGGCGGCTGGCactggagctgccgctgcagcggcgacCCCAGCAAAGACTGAAGGGGCCGAAGAGAGTGAGGCGGCGGGTgaagctgccgccgcagctgcggctgccgaCAACTTGGATGACAATCAGGACGACTCTTGCGGCGAGAACACAGACAATATAAAGCCCGTGGGCGGCGAATACATCGAGGAGGTCAAGGACGACGAGCACAAGATACTCAGCTTCAACTGCAAGCTCTGCGACTGCAAGTTCAACGACCCCAATGCCAAAGAGATGCACATGAAGGGGCGCCGCCATCGCTTGCAGTACAAGCGCAAGGTGCAGCCCGATTTGGTTGTGGACTTCAAGCCTACCCCACGGCAGCGTCGACTGGCCGAGGCCAGGGCGCAGCGCGCTCTCATGTCGCAtcgcggcggtggcggtggcgacgAGCACGAGGGAAGCGGCAACTACTGGGAGGAGCAGCGCAATCGCCAGTATAACGAGGAGTACGACTACAATAATTGGATGTCGCGCAGCTTTGGCG GTGCCCAGCGCTTTGGGCGCATTGGGAGCGGGCCACCACCGCACTTTGGCATGATGCCGGGCGGCAATTTGCGTCGCCCCGAGAGCACAGACGATCGTCATGCCATTGCACGCCATGCCGAGATCTATCCCaaagaggaggagctgcagacaATTCAGCGCATTGTCTCCCACACGGAGCGTGCGCTCAAGCTCGTGTCGGATGCGTTGACCGATCAGCCGAACGATCcggccgctgcggctgccaaGAAGGATAAGCCAGACAAACCCTCGGAGAAGGACGGACGCGATAACCAGATCTTTTCGTTCCACAAGGACGCCGACAGCGGTGGTGTGGTGCGCATACTGAAGGGCGTCATGCGGGTGGGCTACCTGGCCAAGggcctgctgctccatggcGACAATGCCGTCGAGCTGGTCGTACTCTGTGCGGAGAAGCCAACGGTGGGCCTGCTCCAGCGGGTGGCCACCAAGCTGCCCGACAAACTCAAGGATGTGGCAG CTTCTCTCTCTGCAGGATAA